One Amycolatopsis thermophila DNA segment encodes these proteins:
- a CDS encoding DUF4235 domain-containing protein translates to MKLLYKPLSLAVSALGGVLAGVLFKQAWKAATGEDDAPEATSPDFSTKEVLIAAVLQGAIFGGVKAAVDRAGAKAFTKATGKKLG, encoded by the coding sequence ATGAAACTGCTGTACAAACCGCTGAGCCTGGCCGTGAGCGCGCTCGGCGGGGTGCTCGCCGGGGTGCTGTTCAAGCAGGCCTGGAAGGCGGCGACCGGTGAGGACGACGCCCCGGAGGCCACATCGCCGGACTTCTCCACCAAGGAGGTCCTCATCGCGGCGGTGCTGCAGGGGGCGATCTTCGGTGGGGTGAAGGCGGCCGTCGACCGGGCCGGCGCGAAGGCGTTCACCAAGGCGACGGGCAAGAAGCTCGGCTAG
- a CDS encoding cold-shock protein: MVRGKVVRFDEMRGYGFVAPEGGGEDVFMHVNDLDVDKRLITPGVVVEFTVEDGDRGLKASGIRLVRRSGDDEGEDPYSARDFREELTEALLTGVPTLTAEEVLRVRRCVLELVRDHGWLGG, translated from the coding sequence GTGGTCAGGGGCAAGGTCGTCCGGTTCGACGAGATGCGCGGGTACGGGTTCGTGGCGCCGGAAGGGGGTGGCGAGGACGTCTTCATGCACGTCAACGATCTCGACGTGGACAAACGGCTGATCACACCCGGTGTGGTCGTCGAGTTCACGGTCGAGGACGGCGACCGCGGGCTCAAGGCGTCGGGCATCCGGCTGGTGCGCCGGAGCGGTGACGACGAGGGCGAGGACCCGTACTCGGCGCGCGACTTCCGCGAGGAGCTGACGGAGGCGCTGCTCACCGGCGTCCCGACGCTCACCGCCGAGGAGGTGCTGCGGGTCCGCCGCTGCGTCCTCGAGCTGGTCCGCGACCACGGGTGGCTCGGCGGTTGA
- a CDS encoding zinc-dependent alcohol dehydrogenase, producing MKAVTWHGKRDVRVEDVPDPKIEEPTDAVVRITSTGICGSDLHLYEVLGPFMGEGDILGHEPMGIVEEVGSAVPNLKPGDRVVVPFNISCGHCFMCDQGLQSQCETTQVRDKGKGAALFGYTKLYGQVPGGQAEYLRVPQAHYGPVKVPEGPADERFVYLSDVVPTAWQAVDYAGIPRGGSVVVYGLGPIGQMCCRIARHRGAGQVIGVDLVPERLALAERYGVTAIDARVEKDVPGAVRERTAGRGADSVIDAVGMEAHGAPLGKLAHQMVGLLPDQVAAPLMEKGGVDRLAVLHQAIATVRRGGTISLSGVYGGMLDPLPMMELFDKQIQLRMGQANVRRWIDDVLPLVTDDADPLGVADLATHKLPLEDAPRAYRMFQQKQDGAIKILLQPSV from the coding sequence ATGAAGGCTGTCACCTGGCACGGCAAGCGTGACGTCCGCGTCGAGGACGTCCCGGACCCGAAGATCGAGGAACCCACCGACGCGGTCGTGCGGATCACCTCGACCGGCATCTGCGGCTCCGACCTGCACCTGTACGAGGTGCTCGGCCCGTTCATGGGCGAGGGCGACATCCTCGGGCACGAGCCGATGGGCATCGTCGAGGAGGTCGGCTCCGCGGTGCCCAACCTCAAACCGGGTGACCGGGTCGTGGTGCCGTTCAACATCTCCTGCGGCCACTGCTTCATGTGCGACCAGGGCCTGCAGTCGCAGTGCGAGACCACCCAGGTCCGGGACAAGGGCAAGGGTGCCGCGCTGTTCGGCTACACCAAGCTCTACGGACAGGTGCCCGGCGGGCAGGCCGAGTACCTGCGCGTCCCGCAGGCCCACTACGGCCCGGTGAAGGTGCCCGAAGGTCCCGCCGACGAGCGGTTCGTGTACCTCTCCGACGTCGTGCCCACCGCGTGGCAGGCCGTCGACTACGCCGGCATCCCCCGCGGCGGCAGCGTCGTGGTGTACGGGCTCGGGCCGATCGGGCAGATGTGCTGCCGCATCGCCCGGCACCGGGGCGCCGGGCAGGTGATCGGCGTCGACCTGGTGCCCGAGCGGCTGGCGCTCGCGGAGCGGTACGGGGTCACCGCGATCGACGCCCGCGTTGAGAAGGACGTTCCCGGCGCGGTGCGGGAGAGGACCGCCGGCCGGGGCGCCGACTCGGTGATCGACGCGGTCGGCATGGAGGCGCACGGCGCGCCGCTGGGCAAGCTCGCCCACCAGATGGTCGGGCTGCTGCCGGACCAGGTCGCCGCGCCGCTGATGGAGAAGGGCGGCGTGGACCGGCTCGCGGTGCTGCACCAGGCCATCGCCACGGTCCGCCGCGGCGGCACGATCTCGCTGAGCGGTGTCTACGGCGGCATGCTCGACCCGCTGCCGATGATGGAGCTGTTCGACAAGCAGATCCAGTTGCGGATGGGCCAGGCCAACGTGCGGCGGTGGATCGACGACGTGTTGCCGCTGGTCACCGACGACGCCGACCCGCTCGGCGTGGCGGACCTGGCGACCCACAAGCTGCCGCTGGAGGACGCGCCGCGCGCCTACCGGATGTTCCAGCAGAAGCAGGACGGGGCGATCAAGATCCTCCTTCAGCCTTCGGTGTGA
- a CDS encoding PAS and ANTAR domain-containing protein: MSTRRKPDPLSDLPAGQSADQVGMYHWDVRAGTWTWSSEIYLMYGYQPGSVDPSLDLVTKHGHPTDRRQLAAVFEDARRTGEPFSAQHRILAADESTRAVVVVGDVDEEGGEPAGVHGYYVDLTTARIREAEQLSELAGEAAGLQRAMASRATIEQAKGMIMLAYGHDSKAAFELLIRVSQQSNTKLRDLADRLVDAVQAAGAPQAQSRDLLETVLARLSVSADV, from the coding sequence ATGTCCACCCGCCGGAAGCCGGACCCCCTGTCCGACCTGCCCGCAGGTCAGAGCGCCGACCAGGTCGGGATGTACCACTGGGACGTGCGTGCCGGGACGTGGACGTGGTCGTCGGAGATCTACCTCATGTACGGCTACCAGCCCGGCTCCGTGGACCCGAGTCTGGACCTGGTCACCAAGCACGGCCACCCGACCGACCGGCGCCAGCTCGCCGCGGTGTTCGAGGACGCGCGCCGCACCGGTGAGCCGTTCAGCGCGCAGCACCGCATCCTCGCCGCCGACGAGAGCACCCGCGCGGTGGTCGTGGTCGGCGATGTCGACGAGGAGGGCGGCGAGCCCGCCGGGGTGCACGGCTACTACGTCGACCTGACCACCGCCCGCATCCGCGAGGCCGAACAGCTGTCCGAGCTGGCCGGCGAGGCCGCCGGGCTGCAGCGTGCGATGGCCTCGCGCGCCACGATCGAGCAGGCCAAGGGCATGATCATGCTGGCCTACGGGCACGACTCGAAGGCCGCGTTCGAGCTGCTCATCCGCGTGTCCCAGCAGAGCAACACCAAGCTGCGCGACCTCGCCGACCGCCTGGTCGACGCGGTCCAGGCCGCCGGTGCCCCGCAGGCGCAGTCGCGGGACCTCCTTGAAACGGTTCTGGCGCGGTTGTCGGTGTCGGCGGACGTGTAA
- a CDS encoding SRPBCC family protein, with translation MSTITESVDVDVDVRTAYNQWTQFESFPEFMEGVEQIRQLDDTHTHWVTKIGGAKREFDATITEQHPDERVAWRSDNGPNHAGVITFHRIDDRKTRVTAQMDIDPEGFVENVADRLGILDRRVHGDMERFKAFIEKRGGQETGAWRGDVDRPGN, from the coding sequence ATGAGCACGATCACCGAGTCCGTGGATGTCGACGTCGACGTTCGCACCGCGTACAACCAGTGGACGCAGTTCGAGTCCTTCCCCGAGTTCATGGAAGGCGTCGAGCAGATCCGCCAACTCGACGACACGCACACGCACTGGGTGACGAAGATCGGCGGCGCGAAGCGCGAGTTCGACGCCACCATCACCGAGCAGCACCCCGACGAGCGGGTGGCGTGGCGGTCGGACAACGGCCCGAACCACGCCGGGGTCATCACCTTCCACCGCATCGACGACCGCAAGACCCGGGTCACGGCCCAGATGGACATCGACCCGGAGGGGTTCGTCGAGAACGTCGCCGACAGGCTGGGCATCCTGGACCGTCGCGTGCACGGTGACATGGAGCGCTTCAAGGCGTTCATCGAGAAGCGCGGGGGCCAGGAGACGGGCGCCTGGCGGGGCGACGTGGACCGCCCCGGCAACTGA
- a CDS encoding UdgX family uracil-DNA binding protein (This protein belongs to the uracil DNA glycosylase superfamily, members of which act in excision repair of DNA. However, it belongs more specifically to UdgX branch, whose founding member was found to bind uracil in DNA (where it does not belong), without cleaving it, appears to promote DNA repair by a pathway involving RecA, rather than base excision.) yields the protein MATRTKRDAAGFVPDSRSLDRLRSAARGCEGCDLFRNATQTVFGAGPAPAKVLMLGEQPGDKEDVAGEPFVGPAGRLLDRALEEAGVDRGQVYVTNAVKHFKFVPAERGKQRIHKKPSRGEIVACRPWLLAELEAVQPEVVVLLGATAASSLMGPAFKVTAHRGELLPAPDEFSGRPENVLATVHPSSVLRAPDRDEAYAALVADLRAVPA from the coding sequence ATGGCCACCCGCACGAAGCGCGACGCCGCCGGGTTCGTGCCGGACAGCCGCTCGCTGGACCGGCTCCGCTCGGCGGCGCGCGGGTGCGAGGGATGCGACCTGTTCCGCAACGCCACCCAGACGGTGTTCGGGGCCGGCCCGGCGCCCGCGAAGGTTCTGATGCTGGGTGAGCAGCCGGGGGACAAGGAGGACGTCGCGGGCGAGCCGTTCGTCGGCCCCGCGGGACGGTTGCTGGACCGGGCGCTGGAGGAAGCGGGCGTCGACCGCGGGCAGGTGTACGTGACCAACGCGGTGAAGCACTTCAAGTTCGTGCCGGCGGAACGGGGCAAGCAGCGGATCCACAAGAAGCCGTCCCGCGGGGAGATCGTCGCGTGCCGGCCGTGGCTGCTCGCCGAGTTGGAGGCGGTGCAGCCGGAGGTGGTGGTGTTGCTGGGCGCCACCGCGGCTTCCTCCCTGATGGGCCCGGCCTTCAAGGTGACCGCCCACCGCGGCGAGCTGCTCCCCGCGCCGGACGAGTTCTCCGGACGACCGGAAAACGTGCTGGCGACGGTGCATCCTTCGTCGGTGCTGCGGGCGCCCGACCGGGACGAGGCCTACGCCGCCCTGGTGGCCGACCTGCGAGCCGTACCCGCGTAG
- a CDS encoding hemerythrin domain-containing protein, producing the protein MTATDKPDLISVIISDHRHVERVFTELESGTGTPEHRRNLADHVIAELVRHSVAEEQYMYPAARKYLENGDELADHELEEHAEAEEVMKQLENIPATEPRFDELLRQLMDDIRHHIEDEEKDLLPKLQSACSPEELLDLGDKVERAKKMAPTRPHPSAPDRPPMNLILDPGAGLIDKIRDGLSKRHT; encoded by the coding sequence ATGACCGCCACCGACAAACCGGACCTGATCTCGGTGATCATCTCCGATCACCGGCACGTGGAACGCGTGTTCACCGAACTGGAGTCCGGAACCGGGACTCCCGAGCACCGGCGGAACCTGGCCGACCACGTGATCGCCGAGCTCGTGCGCCACTCCGTCGCCGAGGAGCAGTACATGTACCCGGCGGCGCGCAAGTACCTCGAGAACGGGGACGAACTCGCCGACCACGAACTGGAGGAGCACGCCGAGGCCGAAGAGGTCATGAAGCAGCTGGAGAACATCCCGGCGACCGAACCGCGCTTCGACGAGCTGCTGCGCCAGCTGATGGACGACATCCGGCACCACATCGAGGACGAGGAGAAGGACCTGCTGCCCAAGCTCCAGTCCGCCTGCTCGCCCGAGGAGCTGCTCGACCTGGGTGACAAGGTCGAGCGCGCGAAGAAGATGGCGCCGACCCGCCCGCACCCGAGCGCGCCGGACCGCCCGCCGATGAACCTCATCCTCGACCCCGGCGCCGGGCTGATCGACAAGATCCGGGACGGGCTGAGCAAGCGGCACACCTGA
- a CDS encoding cytochrome P450, whose protein sequence is MSGLPAASVAETAQVFAGVVGPTLAGGVIKRRPRVLTVLEKLQADASAVRTLQKLRAEHGDGLLRLAVPGRSFALVLSPDDVGRVLAESPEPFTPANLEKKAALSQFQPHGVLISDGRDRDRRREWNERALETSRPTHHLAPSVAAKAAEEFATLGPGPLGWDAFAPVWWRMVRRIVFGDHARDDQVTTDLLGRLRRAANWSYLLPRRRRSREEFLGRVRSLLARAPSDGLAGGLGAGEDVAAQIGHWLFAFDAAGMVTFRTLALLATHPAQRQQARQDIASGDGLGYLRACVLDTVRLWPTTPAILRDTTKELDWNGHRVPSGTGLLVFTPLFHRDDSRLPYAHSFVPEIWLDGRAQREPALVPFSAGPAGCPAKNLVLFTVSTVLAALIRDRDYTVDSSPKPAPGRPLPMTFDNFSVRLTGHP, encoded by the coding sequence ATGAGCGGGCTGCCGGCGGCCTCGGTGGCGGAGACCGCGCAGGTGTTCGCCGGGGTCGTCGGGCCGACGCTCGCCGGTGGCGTCATCAAGCGGCGCCCGCGTGTGCTGACCGTGCTGGAGAAGCTGCAGGCGGACGCCTCGGCGGTGCGGACGTTGCAGAAGCTGCGAGCCGAGCACGGCGACGGGCTGTTGCGGCTGGCGGTGCCCGGCCGGTCGTTCGCGCTGGTGCTCTCCCCCGACGACGTCGGGCGCGTGCTGGCGGAGTCGCCCGAGCCGTTCACGCCGGCGAATCTGGAGAAGAAGGCCGCGCTGTCCCAGTTCCAGCCGCACGGCGTGCTGATCTCCGACGGGCGGGACCGCGACCGGCGCCGGGAGTGGAACGAGCGCGCGCTGGAGACGAGCCGCCCGACGCACCACCTGGCGCCCTCGGTGGCGGCGAAGGCGGCCGAGGAGTTCGCCACCCTGGGGCCGGGACCGCTCGGGTGGGACGCGTTCGCGCCGGTGTGGTGGCGGATGGTGCGGCGGATCGTCTTCGGGGACCACGCCCGCGACGACCAGGTGACGACGGACCTGCTGGGCCGGCTGCGGCGCGCGGCGAACTGGTCCTACCTGCTGCCGCGGCGGCGCCGGTCGCGGGAGGAGTTCCTCGGCCGGGTGCGGTCGCTGCTCGCGCGGGCGCCGTCGGACGGCCTCGCCGGCGGCCTCGGCGCCGGCGAAGACGTGGCCGCCCAGATCGGGCACTGGCTGTTCGCGTTCGACGCGGCCGGGATGGTGACGTTCCGGACGCTGGCACTGCTGGCCACACACCCCGCCCAGCGGCAACAGGCCCGGCAGGACATCGCGTCCGGTGACGGGCTGGGCTACCTGCGCGCGTGCGTGCTGGACACCGTGCGGCTGTGGCCGACGACGCCGGCGATCCTGAGGGACACGACGAAGGAACTGGACTGGAACGGTCACCGGGTGCCGTCCGGGACGGGCCTGCTGGTGTTCACGCCGCTGTTCCACCGTGATGACTCCCGGTTGCCGTACGCGCACAGTTTCGTGCCGGAGATCTGGCTGGACGGGCGGGCGCAGCGGGAGCCGGCGCTCGTGCCGTTCAGCGCCGGGCCCGCCGGGTGCCCGGCGAAGAACTTGGTGCTGTTCACGGTTTCGACGGTGCTGGCCGCGCTGATCCGGGACCGCGACTACACAGTGGACTCCTCCCCGAAGCCCGCGCCCGGCCGCCCCCTGCCGATGACGTTCGACAACTTCTCGGTGCGCCTGACCGGTCATCCGTAG
- a CDS encoding alpha/beta hydrolase fold domain-containing protein, whose product MIGNTSLHAKLLIAQMLLTGRKRTFTDVDALHKSTGPRQQRENALPPVAVRKHVDIDRTEVHGHPVYTLRPRANATARHVLYFHGGAYVHQIQGDHWKFFARLIARTGCTVTAPLYPLAPGSHYDDTLSTIHAAYKEVLGNVAPRDQVLMGDSAGGGLSLVLARALRDEGRPQPKEIVMLSPWLDITMTDPSLPEYDRHDPYLGVTGLREAGRLYAGGLDPANELVSPINGDLRGLGALSCFIGTRDVLLADSRNLYHKAAEQGVPLEYWEYGGMFHAWMIANIPEAKHALDRIAALVTR is encoded by the coding sequence GTGATCGGGAACACCAGCCTGCACGCGAAACTGCTGATCGCGCAGATGCTCCTGACGGGGCGCAAGCGCACGTTCACCGACGTGGACGCCCTGCACAAGAGCACCGGGCCGCGACAGCAGCGGGAGAACGCGCTGCCGCCGGTCGCGGTGCGCAAGCACGTCGACATCGACCGCACCGAGGTGCACGGCCACCCGGTGTACACGCTGCGGCCGAGGGCGAACGCGACCGCGCGGCACGTCCTGTACTTCCACGGCGGCGCGTACGTGCACCAGATCCAGGGCGACCACTGGAAGTTCTTCGCCCGGCTGATCGCCCGCACCGGCTGCACCGTCACCGCGCCGCTGTACCCGCTGGCTCCCGGCAGCCACTACGACGACACGTTGTCGACGATCCACGCCGCCTACAAGGAGGTGCTGGGGAACGTCGCCCCGCGGGACCAGGTCCTGATGGGCGACTCCGCCGGCGGCGGGCTGTCGCTGGTGCTGGCGCGGGCCCTGCGCGACGAGGGCCGTCCGCAGCCGAAGGAGATCGTGATGCTGTCGCCGTGGCTGGACATCACGATGACCGACCCGTCGCTGCCCGAGTACGACCGGCACGACCCGTACCTGGGCGTCACCGGTCTGCGCGAGGCCGGGCGCCTCTACGCCGGCGGCCTCGACCCGGCGAACGAGCTGGTCAGCCCGATCAACGGGGACCTGCGCGGGCTGGGTGCGCTGAGCTGTTTCATCGGCACCCGGGACGTGCTGCTCGCCGACTCGCGCAACCTGTACCACAAAGCGGCCGAGCAGGGGGTGCCGCTGGAGTACTGGGAGTACGGCGGGATGTTCCACGCGTGGATGATCGCGAACATCCCGGAGGCGAAGCACGCCCTGGACCGGATCGCGGCGCTGGTGACCCGATGA
- a CDS encoding CocE/NonD family hydrolase: MREVRSLPYEITQEEHVWIPVSDGTRLAAKIWRPVSAEDEPVPGILEYIPYRKRDLTAVRDSVHHPYLAGHGYACVRVDLRGTGESEGVLTDEYVEQEQLDAEDVLAWLADQPWCDGRTGMMGISWGGFAALQVAARKPPSLRAIVISSFTDDRYSDDFHYMGGCMLSDNLGEAGTMFAHSTLPPDPALVGDRWRDMWRERIEGVGPWVDTWLEHQHRDQYWRHASVCENYSDVQVPVLASSGWADGYSNAVTRVLSHLSVPRKGLIGPWSHKYPHLGEPGPAIGYLQEVVRWWDHWLKDRDNGVMDGPMLLAWMQDSVPPSTSYQERPGRWVGEPQLPSPHIDWRTYPLAPHRIARRDEEVPDARLQVESPLSVGQFAGKWASYNAPPDLPYDQREEDGGSLVFDGDELTETCEILGAPKVRLELSVDKPVAMVAARLSDVQPDGRATRVTYGLLNLTHRDGHDEPEPLEPGRWYQVEIELNGVAQAFPPGHRIRLSLSTSYWPLAWPPPEPALLTVYPKGSSLCLPVRPIRESDEVTGMVFGEPEGAPPMTTTQVRPGEQRWTVSRDLVEYRSALEIVKDSGTTRLDDIDLEVSRRAYECYSSVADDFSSVRGETKWSITFARGDWEARTDTHTVLSCTPTEFVLHATVDGFDGPNRVFSRNWHRTFPRKLV; this comes from the coding sequence ATGCGGGAGGTCCGCTCCCTGCCGTACGAGATCACCCAGGAAGAGCACGTCTGGATCCCCGTGTCGGACGGCACGCGCCTGGCCGCGAAGATCTGGCGGCCGGTGTCCGCGGAGGACGAACCCGTGCCGGGCATCCTCGAGTACATCCCGTACCGCAAGCGCGACCTCACCGCGGTCCGTGACTCGGTCCACCACCCGTACCTCGCCGGCCACGGGTACGCCTGCGTGCGCGTGGACCTGCGCGGCACGGGCGAGTCGGAAGGGGTCCTGACCGACGAGTACGTCGAACAGGAGCAGCTCGACGCCGAGGACGTCCTGGCGTGGCTGGCCGACCAGCCGTGGTGCGACGGCCGCACCGGCATGATGGGCATCTCCTGGGGCGGGTTCGCCGCCCTGCAGGTGGCGGCCCGGAAACCGCCGAGCCTGCGGGCGATCGTGATCTCGTCGTTCACCGACGACCGCTACTCCGACGACTTCCACTACATGGGCGGCTGCATGCTGTCGGACAACCTCGGCGAGGCCGGGACGATGTTCGCCCACAGCACGCTGCCGCCGGACCCGGCCCTGGTCGGGGACCGCTGGCGCGACATGTGGCGCGAGCGCATCGAGGGTGTCGGCCCGTGGGTGGACACCTGGCTGGAGCACCAGCACCGCGACCAGTACTGGCGCCACGCGTCGGTGTGCGAGAACTACAGCGACGTGCAGGTGCCGGTGCTGGCCTCCAGCGGATGGGCCGACGGCTACTCCAACGCGGTGACGCGCGTGCTGTCCCACCTGTCCGTGCCGCGCAAGGGCCTGATCGGGCCGTGGTCGCACAAGTACCCGCACCTGGGCGAACCCGGCCCGGCGATCGGGTACCTGCAGGAGGTCGTGCGCTGGTGGGACCACTGGCTCAAGGACCGCGACAACGGCGTGATGGACGGCCCGATGCTGCTGGCCTGGATGCAGGACAGCGTGCCGCCCTCGACGTCCTACCAGGAGCGTCCCGGGCGGTGGGTCGGCGAGCCGCAACTGCCCTCGCCGCACATCGACTGGCGCACCTACCCCCTGGCGCCGCACCGGATCGCGCGCCGCGACGAGGAGGTGCCCGACGCCCGGCTGCAGGTCGAGTCGCCGCTGTCGGTGGGCCAGTTCGCCGGCAAGTGGGCCTCCTACAACGCGCCGCCGGATCTGCCCTACGACCAGCGCGAGGAGGACGGCGGGTCGCTGGTGTTCGACGGCGACGAGCTGACCGAGACGTGCGAGATCCTCGGCGCCCCCAAGGTGCGGCTGGAGCTGTCCGTGGACAAGCCGGTGGCGATGGTCGCCGCGCGGCTGTCCGACGTGCAGCCGGACGGGCGCGCGACCCGCGTGACCTACGGTCTGCTGAACCTGACCCACCGGGACGGCCACGACGAGCCCGAGCCCCTGGAGCCGGGCCGGTGGTACCAGGTGGAGATCGAGCTCAACGGTGTCGCCCAGGCCTTCCCGCCGGGTCACCGCATCCGGTTGTCGCTGTCCACTTCGTACTGGCCATTGGCGTGGCCCCCGCCGGAACCGGCGCTGCTGACCGTCTACCCGAAGGGCAGTTCGCTGTGCCTGCCGGTGCGCCCGATCCGGGAGTCCGACGAGGTGACCGGCATGGTGTTCGGCGAGCCGGAAGGCGCGCCGCCGATGACCACCACGCAGGTGCGTCCCGGTGAGCAGCGCTGGACGGTGTCGCGGGACCTCGTCGAGTACCGCTCGGCGCTGGAGATCGTGAAGGACTCCGGGACCACGCGGCTGGACGACATCGATCTCGAGGTGTCGCGGCGGGCGTACGAGTGCTACAGCTCGGTCGCCGACGACTTCTCCTCGGTGCGTGGCGAGACGAAGTGGAGCATCACGTTCGCCCGCGGCGACTGGGAAGCCCGCACCGACACCCACACGGTCCTGTCCTGCACGCCGACGGAGTTCGTGCTGCACGCGACCGTCGACGGGTTCGACGGCCCGAACCGGGTGTTCTCCCGTAACTGGCACCGCACGTTCCCGCGGAAACTGGTGTGA
- a CDS encoding ATP-grasp domain-containing protein — MNDIDIFVLGLDDANLRTLRRVPGAENYRYHGLLSQADVQEGEIPIADLIDRAVAELDAFDGKIGAIVGYWDFPVTTMVPILGRRYGLPTPNLEGVLKCEHKYWSRLEQRKVTDAIPNFALVDLEGDPKPPEDVSFPMWLKPVKSFSSELAFHVKDEQDFREAVEEIRAGIGRVGKPFQYILDQVSGVDIPPEVADAGALAALAEEEMTGQQAATEGFVYDGEVVVYGALDSLNYPDSSSFLRHQYPSQLPEPVVEKMLDVSKKVIEQIGLNNSTFSIEFFCRPDTGDVKLLEINPRHSQSHAEMFENVDGVPDHYNMIELGLGRRPKMPHDKGEYRIAAKWYYRRFEDGVVTRIPTGEEIERLQREIPGVDVDIVPAEGQRLSEMDAQDSYSYELAFVYVGADTEAELKDKYRRTTDALKFEFQEV, encoded by the coding sequence GTGAACGACATCGACATTTTCGTGCTGGGGCTCGACGACGCCAACCTGCGAACCCTGCGACGGGTGCCGGGAGCGGAGAACTACCGCTACCACGGCCTCCTGTCACAGGCCGACGTGCAGGAGGGCGAGATCCCCATCGCCGACCTGATCGACCGGGCCGTGGCCGAACTGGACGCCTTCGACGGCAAGATCGGCGCCATCGTCGGCTACTGGGACTTCCCGGTCACCACGATGGTGCCGATCCTGGGGCGCCGCTACGGCCTGCCCACCCCGAACCTGGAGGGCGTGCTCAAGTGCGAGCACAAGTACTGGAGCCGCCTCGAGCAGCGGAAGGTCACCGACGCGATCCCGAACTTCGCGCTGGTCGACCTCGAGGGCGACCCCAAGCCGCCCGAGGACGTGTCGTTCCCGATGTGGCTCAAACCGGTCAAGTCGTTCTCGTCCGAGCTGGCCTTCCACGTCAAGGACGAGCAGGACTTCCGGGAGGCGGTGGAGGAGATCCGCGCCGGGATCGGGCGCGTCGGGAAGCCGTTCCAGTACATCCTGGACCAGGTGTCGGGCGTCGACATCCCGCCCGAGGTGGCCGACGCCGGCGCGCTCGCCGCGCTCGCCGAGGAGGAGATGACCGGCCAGCAGGCCGCGACCGAGGGTTTCGTGTACGACGGCGAGGTCGTCGTCTACGGCGCGCTGGACTCGCTGAACTACCCGGACAGCTCGTCGTTCCTGCGCCACCAGTACCCCTCGCAGCTGCCCGAGCCGGTCGTGGAGAAGATGCTGGACGTCTCCAAGAAGGTCATCGAGCAGATCGGCCTGAACAACTCCACCTTCTCCATCGAGTTCTTCTGCCGGCCCGACACCGGTGACGTGAAACTGCTGGAGATCAACCCGCGGCACTCGCAGTCGCACGCCGAGATGTTCGAGAACGTCGACGGCGTCCCCGACCACTACAACATGATCGAGCTGGGCCTGGGCCGCCGCCCGAAGATGCCGCACGACAAGGGCGAGTACCGGATCGCGGCGAAGTGGTACTACCGGCGCTTCGAGGACGGCGTCGTCACGCGCATCCCGACGGGCGAGGAGATCGAGCGGCTGCAGCGGGAGATCCCCGGCGTGGACGTGGACATCGTGCCCGCCGAGGGCCAGCGTCTGTCCGAAATGGATGCCCAGGACAGCTACAGCTACGAACTGGCGTTCGTCTACGTCGGTGCGGACACCGAGGCCGAGCTCAAGGACAAGTACCGGCGCACGACCGACGCGCTGAAGTTCGAGTTCCAGGAGGTTTGA